From Candidatus Cloacimonadota bacterium, one genomic window encodes:
- a CDS encoding pilus assembly protein PilM: MAKEKKVKFKESIGLDIGSHSIKMVYLKKLHQGFKLLNYETRSTLPDGVEPNQSDLSRDRFAPVLSGMLRSMKINPKKVKHIVSSIGGDNTSIKQIKTIFLPDEELESALFFEAKKHLPIGGSEMILDYQVLSVEEKTNNMNILLASSTKESLNGHSTILTNAGLTPGIVDLESLAVANSFALNTFVEEGIYVILNLGMFKTNMVIYGPKAKFFSRDISWGGYHITKDIMKQKKLSYQEAEKYKLEHGLIAEDEEKQKDSIIALDITEKSATEMIVQEVKRSLRFYVKEAGNSDFRKILMVGGTAKLKGLPEYFTDQLKLETEVYNPFVNLEKPEKFKDKQDPQLALALGLAMRPE, translated from the coding sequence ATGGCAAAAGAGAAAAAAGTAAAATTTAAGGAATCGATCGGACTTGATATCGGCTCTCACAGCATCAAGATGGTTTACCTTAAGAAGCTGCATCAAGGTTTCAAACTGTTAAATTATGAAACCCGATCGACATTACCGGATGGAGTAGAACCTAATCAGTCAGATCTTTCACGCGATAGATTTGCTCCTGTTCTTTCCGGTATGCTTAGATCAATGAAAATTAACCCCAAAAAGGTAAAACATATTGTTTCTTCTATCGGTGGAGATAATACCAGCATCAAGCAGATTAAAACGATATTCCTGCCCGATGAAGAACTGGAATCTGCCTTGTTCTTCGAAGCAAAAAAGCATTTACCCATTGGTGGTTCCGAAATGATTTTGGATTATCAAGTTCTAAGTGTGGAAGAAAAAACCAATAATATGAATATCTTGCTGGCTTCCAGTACAAAAGAATCACTGAATGGGCACTCCACTATTTTAACCAATGCCGGTCTTACACCCGGAATAGTTGATCTGGAATCGCTGGCAGTGGCAAATAGTTTTGCTTTGAACACATTTGTAGAAGAAGGGATTTACGTGATCTTGAATCTTGGAATGTTTAAAACAAATATGGTCATCTATGGTCCAAAAGCAAAATTCTTCTCAAGAGATATTAGCTGGGGCGGCTATCATATCACCAAAGATATCATGAAGCAGAAAAAGCTTTCCTATCAGGAAGCTGAAAAATATAAACTGGAACATGGTTTGATAGCTGAAGATGAAGAAAAGCAAAAAGATTCGATCATTGCGCTTGATATTACCGAGAAATCTGCAACTGAGATGATAGTGCAGGAAGTGAAGCGTTCTTTACGTTTTTATGTGAAGGAAGCAGGAAATAGTGATTTTCGTAAAATCTTAATGGTGGGTGGAACTGCAAAATTGAAAGGACTACCCGAGTATTTTACAGATCAGCTCAAACTAGAAACTGAAGTCTACAACCCATTTGTGAATCTTGAAAAGCCTGAAAAATTCAAGGACAAACAAGATCCGCAGCTTGCTTTGGCATTGGGTTTGGCAATGAGACCGGAATAA